One region of Sus scrofa isolate TJ Tabasco breed Duroc chromosome 3, Sscrofa11.1, whole genome shotgun sequence genomic DNA includes:
- the LOC100522011 gene encoding apoptosis-associated speck-like protein containing a CARD encodes MGCTRDAILDALENLTADELKKFKMKLLSVPLREGYGRIPRGTLLPLDAIDLTDKLVNYYLEEYSAELTALVLRDIGMKEVAEQLQKTLHKGPGAKPAGIKALPLKADNKPALHFVDQHRAALISRVTDVDGLLDALYGKVLTEEQYQAVRAEHTNPTKMRRLFSFTPAWNLTCKDLLLQALKDTQPYLVADLEQS; translated from the exons ATGGGGTGCACGCGTGACGCCATCCTGGATGCACTGGAGAACCTGACAGCCGACGAGCTCAAGAAGTTTAAGATGAAGCTGCTCTCAGTGCCACTGCGTGAAGGATATGGGCGCATCCCACGGGGGACGCTGCTGCCCCTGGATGCCATCGACCTCACTGACAAGCTCGTCAACTACTACCTGGAGGAGTACAGCGCTGAGCTCACAGCGCTTGTGCTGCGTGACATCGGCATGAAGGAGGTGGCGGAGCAGCTGCAGAAGACCCTGCACAAGG GCCCTGGAGCCAAGCCAGCTGGAATCAAAGCCCTTCCCCTGAAAGCAGACAACAAACCAG cactGCACTTCGTGGACCAGCATCGGGCAGCCCTCATCTCAAGGGTCACAGACGTGGACGGGCTGCTGGATGCCCTGTACGGGAAGGTGCTGACGGAAGAGCAGTACCAGGCAGTGCGGGCGGAGCACACCAACCCCACCAAAATGAGGAGGCTCTTCAGCTTCACTCCGGCCTGGAACCTGACCTGCAAGGACCTGCTCCTTCAGGCCCTGAAGGACACCCAGCCCTACCTGGTGGCCGACCTGGAGCAGAGCTGA